Within Myotis daubentonii chromosome 13, mMyoDau2.1, whole genome shotgun sequence, the genomic segment AATAGATACAGCAATGAAATACCAAGAGTATGAAAGAGGCATTTCATTACACacaactattttttatttgtacaGTGCAATATTACTGTTTATAACTAATATTAATCTTTGTGGAATTTATGTATCACTATTAACAGCATTTACAGTATTGACTGAGAGGCTGCTTAAAAAAACTCAGGAAAAAATGTTTGGTTTTTTAATGGAGGTAGTTCAATAATAATGGCAGTACTCATTCATCTATGAGGAAAGGTAGGTGATGTGGCTGTAAAATAACATATACTGGCCGTACTCTAGAGAGACTTGGTAGTATTGAGAATAGAAATGATGAAGAGGTGGTTAAAAAACTCACAGAAAcatattttgtctttattgaAGTGGCAGTTCAGCAATGACAATAGCCATGTATTTGTCAGGAAATAGGAGAAAAGTTATGTGGTTTTCACTTTAActcttccaaatatattttcttatatccATAGTGGTGTGCTGCTAAATACTTGACAATAGGTTATCTAAGAAAATAACTCTAATATGTAGAGTTTGCCAATTTCCCTTGTGTAAATACTCACACTAAGTCAAGCTACCAACATGATGGCACTGAATGTAGAGATGAAAAGAGATGTGCAGCTGCACACCATTACTCAGTATTCTCTCCATGAAGACTCAAAAATATAAGTAACCTAAAGAACAAAtagcaaaatattataaaataattaggaagtaaTGTGTTGAGTATTTACcacctttgtttttaatataatttaattataattttatgtaatttaatttttaaatgactgtgtttaacaactggctggcaaaattcctgaaaatttaaatCAGCAGTACTTCCAAGCCAGTATGAACTTAATCTAGCACATCactatatgtgtgtataaatatatttacatgtacatATGCAATTATGTTAACCTACAAAGATACTGGTGGTATTTAGTGTGGGAAATATTAATATAGATCACAATAGTTGTTTAAGTGTTCATACTTTCTCTTCACAATTAATGTTGGACTCTAATATATAAATCAAGCATACCTCAAATTTCTATTACGTTAGAATACTTACATAGGTCTGAACACATTAAGGATTCTTCACATGAATGTTTAACGCTATTGTCATTCAACATTTTTTAAGCTGTGAATATCAGTATAAGTGAGTATCACAcattatgtttacaataaagttTTGCTATCACATTTGGAATATGATACAACATAAATTCTCTACAAAGATTTTTACCATATAACTTAAATGAACAAATTTTTCCTAAGTACAAATTTTCtgacaaaagtttattttttcttaaaagcttccacatatttaaaacattaataaggTTTTATTCTAATATTAATTATCTGAAGTGCAATAAGACATAACTTTTGAGTAACTTGTGATGTTCTTTGggtttcattgatcttattttttaaaaactgaataatgAATTTGAAAGGGTGGACAGATTTCTGAACATTCAGGATGTGGAAAGAGCTTTCACCcttgtgtgaattctctgatgtttaGTGAGTACTGATCTCTGACTAAAGGTTTTCCCACATCCATTACACTCATAGGGTTTCTCCCCTGTGTGAGTTCTGAGATGCTTAGTAAGAGCTGATTTCTCACAGAAGGTTTTCCCACACTCATTACATTGATacggtttctctcctgtgtgagttCTTTGATGTACAATGAGGTTTGACTTCACACaaaaggatttcccacattcattacatatgaagggtttctctcctgtatgtGTTCTCTGATGTACAGTTAGTGCTGACCTGTGGCAGAAGGATTTCCCACATGtgttacattcatagggtttctctcctgtgtgtgttCTGTGATGTTCAGTGAGGTTTGACTTCACACAGAATGTTTTTCCACACTggttacattcataaggtttttccccTGTATGTGTTCGTTGGTGGTTGGTAAGGTGTGGTTTCTGAcaaaaggctttcccacattcagcaCATTcgtagggtttctctcctgtgtgtgttCTCTGATGTTGAGTGAGGTTTGACTTCTCCCAGAATGTTTTTCCACATTCAGCACATTCaaaatttttttctcctgagTGAGCTCTTCGAGGTTGGGTGAGATGTGACTTCTTGTTGAAATTATTTCCATTCTCCTTGTGCTCATAAGGTATTGCTCTCATATGTACTATCTGATGTTTAAAGAGGGCTGATTTCCCTCCCGTTTTGTGACTTACTTTATATTCATGGGGAATTTTTCCTGTGTAAGTTCTCGGATGAATAATGAAAGTTGAATTGTCACAGAAAATTTGATCATAGTCATTATATTCATAAGGATTCTCCCCTGTAAGAGCTCTCTGATGTCCCAATCTTAAATCCACATAGAAGGGATTCCCACAAATACTGCATTCATATGGGTCCCTTTCTAAATGAGTTCTCTGAGATAAACTGAGCTTTAAGTTTTGGATGAAAGTTCTTTGACATTCATTATATTCACAGAGTGTCTCTCCTGTCTGAGATCTCTTATTTGAGAAAAAGGCTGCCTCTTCTTGGAAGTCTTGTCCATTTTCATGATACTCAGAAGGCTGGTCGAAAATTAGCTGAGTGAGATCCTGGCCATGACTAAGGATATTCCTTTTTTGATCATAGTTATAAGATTTCCCTCCAGTAAGAGTTTTCTCATGCCTAATATCAAGGAGCAATTTCTCATATAAATTAAACGTATCAGGTTTTGTTCCAGAATAGTTCTTTCTACTAATAATTAAGTCTGAAATATTCTTCAAACTCATTTCACAAGAGGAACATATCTTATATGAAATATTTCTTGAAGGAACACAGTCTTTACCCAGATTGAAAGTTTTCCTTACTCTCTCACCACCATGTATATTTAATGTTTTGTTGGTGGTGAGAGCAAATTGCCAAAAATGCCCATCTTCATTTTCTTGGCTGCTCTCTATTAGGTCATCATCTTTCCAGTCTtctggaaatgagaaaaataaccaCATCTTATGAATTTCAGTACATTTCTAATGGAATTGGACTTTCACACAAATGCTCTATTATGCAATAAATCCTTTGGTTTAGACCCAGTTTCCTGGTATGAACTAAATCCAACTATATATTTCCTTTACTGTTCTGGTTGGAGTGGAAAATACATGTTGCAGTGGAAGCAGGGAAAGGAAAGTGGCAATGACATTTAgcactttataaatatataaccttcaaaactaaaccaaaaaaaggaaataaaattcaaagcacTGGGAGTGGCTGATTCAGAAACAAGGAAATGCAAGAGAATGGGGTGAGCCCAAAGGAGGCATTAAACATGGAATAAAGTGATAGTTAAGGTGAGTAGACAAGGGCTTTCAGAGGATGAACTGTGTTTGGTAGAGAGAGAACAATTTAGTAGTAATCCTCTCGTACACAGAATACTGGGGTAGGATTCCAACTAGAGTACATGACTCCACTCTACACATGAAACCAAACTAAAGTTCTGAAAACACCAACTTCCTTAGGTCCAAAAGAATAGTCCTAATAGTCCTATAACCCAGGATCTAGATTTTCCTTTAATataattcacagaaaaataattacttttaaaaatgttttaagaggCAAGTTAGAGACAGTGAAATAAACTGAAGAGATGGTGAGCAAACAGTACAGATTTTCTGAGAGTTGTTCATTCGGAAAGCAAGACACTCAGAACTAGATGAGTTCAACAAgggaagtttttttttgttttgtttttgtttttaaggaaaacagACTGAAAAACAAATTAGAAGAAGAATCTGCTTTGGCAGAGGCGGATCATAGTTTATGTCCTTACCTTCTCACAACCTGATTACTGTGGGAAGATCCTCACTAATGCATGTTGCCAttcctttctctccccattttatgtcaacatcaaaataaatttcTGAAAGCATCTATTTCCTCATGCTTTAAGCAACACTGCTTTACCTGAGACTCTAACTCTCTTTCTAGCTGTGACTCACAACATCACAAATGTTCAACAGGAAATACAACCCAGATGAGGAGCAGGCCTTCTTTGCAAAAGGACCaggttcattttgttttctcACAGCTGTTCACAAAACTGCCCAAGCCATCAAGTCATACGTTCCTTCACCTCAATCTGCTGGCTAACTTCTCCccaaaataattttgtttctgaGGCAGTGTTGATTTTTAAGTCTACTTTTATTTCTAGGTTtatcttttatagttttcagttttTATACCTTGAGGCTCATCTGTGGATTTTACTGAACTGTAATATCCATAATGATCACATTTCTCTATATGCTGTACCTTTCTATATATGAGACCTTAAGTAGATATTATCTTAAAGTTTTTGgctagcctggccagcgtggctcagtgtgtgagcatagatctatgaaccagaaggtcatgctTGGATTCCCGATCAAAGCACAttccagggttgcgggctcaatcc encodes:
- the ZNF248 gene encoding zinc finger protein 248 → MNKPQEQVSFKDVCVDFTQEEWHLLNPAQKILYRDMMLENYSHLVSIGYCITKPEVIIKIEQGEEPWILKQGFSSQCHPEDWKDDDLIESSQENEDGHFWQFALTTNKTLNIHGGERVRKTFNLGKDCVPSRNISYKICSSCEMSLKNISDLIISRKNYSGTKPDTFNLYEKLLLDIRHEKTLTGGKSYNYDQKRNILSHGQDLTQLIFDQPSEYHENGQDFQEEAAFFSNKRSQTGETLCEYNECQRTFIQNLKLSLSQRTHLERDPYECSICGNPFYVDLRLGHQRALTGENPYEYNDYDQIFCDNSTFIIHPRTYTGKIPHEYKVSHKTGGKSALFKHQIVHMRAIPYEHKENGNNFNKKSHLTQPRRAHSGEKNFECAECGKTFWEKSNLTQHQRTHTGEKPYECAECGKAFCQKPHLTNHQRTHTGEKPYECNQCGKTFCVKSNLTEHHRTHTGEKPYECNTCGKSFCHRSALTVHQRTHTGEKPFICNECGKSFCVKSNLIVHQRTHTGEKPYQCNECGKTFCEKSALTKHLRTHTGEKPYECNGCGKTFSQRSVLTKHQRIHTRVKALSTS